One window from the genome of Cucumis melo cultivar AY chromosome 10, USDA_Cmelo_AY_1.0, whole genome shotgun sequence encodes:
- the LOC127151321 gene encoding uncharacterized protein LOC127151321, with product MNGLSPWIKIEVECWEPVGLAQMMKLAQHLENKELMRREAGLKKNIEGETRRGGPTKRLSDAEFQARKEKGLCFCCERYHTGHCCKVKEQREFRVLVVRENEEEVEIFEEDDHEEETKMKMLEVEKGVKPVVELSINSVVGLSKPGTMKMKGKIDEEAVIVLIDCGEMHNFISEKLVTSLNLPMMETANYGVTLGSGTTMKGKGREFVKK from the exons ATGAATGGGCTTAGTCCATGGATCAAAATAGAAGTGGAATGCTGGGAACCAGTGGGGCTTGCACAGATGATGAAGTTAGCCCAACACTTAGAAAACAAGGAGTTGATGAGGAGGGAAGCGGGCTTAAAGAAGAACATAGAAG GAGAAACTCGGCGCGGAGGACCAACTAAAAGACTATCAGATGCGGAATTTCAGGCAAGAAAAGAGAAGGGGCTTTGTTTCTGTTGTGAACGATACCACACAGGCCACTGTTGTAAAGTTAAAGAGCAAAGGGAATTCAGAGTTTTGGTTGTTCGAGAGAATGAAGAGGAAGTAGAAATATTTGAGGAAGATGATCACGAAGAAGAAACAAAGATGAAAATGCTAGAAGTTGAAAAGGGAGTAAAACCGGTCGTTGAGCTATCAATAAACTCTGTGGTTGGACTATCTAAGCCAGGCACGATGAAGATGAAAGGAAAGATCGATGAGGAAGCAGTGATAGTTCTGATAGATTGTGGGGAAATGCATAATTTTATATCTGAAAAGCTGGTGACGTCATTGAATTTACCAATGATGGAAACTGCAAACTATGGAGTAACCCTTGGATCTGGTACAACTATGAAAGGAAAGGGAAGGGAATTTGTGAAAAAGTAG